The Saimiri boliviensis isolate mSaiBol1 chromosome 12, mSaiBol1.pri, whole genome shotgun sequence nucleotide sequence GTGATTGGGCAGTTTCCTGTTACAGAATTCTCTCCATTGCCAAACCTCTGACTTAGCGGATGTCGCTGGACCTCTCTGTCTGGGGATTGTTGCCCACCTAGAAGTTCACCAGCCCTCAGCTGGAGTGGGGGTTCTGCTGCATCTCTCCCTCTCTGGTGGGGAACCTGGGGCACAGGAACCTCAAACTAAGGTGACTCATTCACGGGAGGGTGGTGGTCGTAGGTGGCCCAGCCTGGGGTAGGGACTGGGTTAGATGGAGCAGTCCCCAGCGCTGGCGCTAACCACGGCTGCTGTCTCTGCTTGACTCCAGTTGGCTGGTGGGTGCAGACCAGCACAGCACACTAAAATCACAGCTCagtggccaggcattgtggctgatggctgtaatcctagcactttgggaggctgaggcgggtgggtcacaaagtcaagagatcaagactaacctggccaacatggtgaaacccgtctctactgaaaatacaaaaattaggcagggcaaggtggctcatgcctgtaatcccaacactttgggaggccgaggcaggtggatcactaggtcaggagtttgagaccagcctggccaagatggtgaaacgccatctctactaaaaatacaaaaagttagcccgGCGcattggcaggcacctgtaatcccagctacttgggaggctgaggcagaagaatcgcttgaaccctcgagacgaaggttgcagtgagccgagatcatgccactgcactccagcctggtcacagggagactccgtctcaccaaaaaaaaaaaaaaaaaaaaaaatcacagctcaGCAAAATCCACAGTCTGATCTCTGTCCCTTTAAATTGAGAACCACCTGGGATACCCCCAACCCTACAATCGAGGCAGAGGACAGCTCAGCTGGGATTCCCAGGAGACAGAGGGTCTCTAAGTCTCAGCTGGGGCTTCCTTCTGGCCAACATCCTCCACCTCTGCAGCTCTGGCCTTCAGGGGCCTGGGCTCCAAGAATCAGAGTCCACTCCCCCTGCTCAGTAAAGCCTCCCCACCCACTGCGTGTTGAAAAGGTGCAAACAGGTATAATCCCTTCCGCCACCCGAATTTCTCCGCCCCCAGGGTCAGCCAGTGGAACCGGTGCTGGGTCATTCCAGACGTTGGTTGCCTTtgacacacacaaatgaaaggtatttttctcccttttctacaCCAGTGGTAGCTCTCTGAACACACTTTTCTACACCAGTGGTAGCTCTCtgaacacatttctttctttcagctgCTGCTACATCTGGTAGACCACTTCCAAGCAGCACAGCTTCCTGTCTTTCCTGTTTCGGCCAGAGCTCCGTCTCATCAGGACCCCGTATGAATGATCCGAATGTACCACCAGCTAGTGACCAGCATGCAGGCGGTGCCACATAAGTGAGTGGAGGTATGCGGTGTCACTTCTGTGAATGTGTCTGCAGGGAGAATTCAGAGGTGGAATATTCCCCCAGAGAAGGCCCCCTGCGGGGGACAAGTCCAGGGGTTCTCAGGCGGCTCCCGCATCCTCCATGTTGCCAGCAGTGTCTGTTGGCCAGTCCCACCTGTCAGTATAGTTTTTATTTGCCAATGTCTtaggtgaaagagaaaaaaaagtcactttagtggggttttcctttttttttttaaacttttttgccATCACATCCTGGGAAGGAcactttagttttatttcttagtttGTTTCTtgtgtattgtttttgttttgttttgttttgttttgttttttgagacggagtttcgctcttgttacccaggctggagtgcaatggcgcgatctcggctcaccgcaacctccgcctcctgggttcaggcaattctcctgcctcaacctcctgagtagctgggattacaggcacgcgccaccacgcccagctagttttttgtatttttagtagagacggggtttcaccatgttgaccaggatggtcgcgatctctcgacctcgtgatccacccgcctcagcctcccaaagtgctgggattacaggcgtgagccaccgcgcccggccttttttttaaacttttttgccATCACATCCTGGGAAGGACACTTTAGTTTTATTTGTTAGTTtgtttattgtgtattttttttgtttgttttgttttgttttgttttgtttgagacggagtttcgctcttgttactcaggctggagtgcaatggcacgatctcggctcaccgcaacctccacctcctgggttcaggcaattctcctgcctcagcctcctgagtagctcggattacaggcacgagccaccgtgcccagctaatgttttgtatttttagtagaggcggggtttcaccatgttgaccaggatggtctccatctcttgacctagtgatccacccacctcggcctcccaaagtgctgggattataggcttgagccaccgcgcccggccggttttcctttttttttaaaacttttttgccATCACATCCTGGGAAGGACACTTTAGTTTTATTTGTTAGTTTGTTtattgtgttgttttttgttttttttttttgagacggagtttcgctcttgttacccaggctggagtgcaatggcgcgatctcggctcaccgcaacctccacctcctgggttcaggcaattctcctgcctcagcctcctgagtagctgggattacaggcacgtgccaccatgcccagctaattttttgtatttttagtagagacggggtttcaccgtgatgaccaggatggtctcgatctctcgacctcgtgatccacccgcctcggcctcccaaagtgctgggattacaggcttgagccaccgcgcccggcctgtgtattgtttttgagatggagtctcgcccaggctggagtgctgcgaCCAGAGTCACCgcttacggcaacctctgccccccgggttccagcgattctcaggcctcagccccccaggtagctggaatgGTTTTTAGCAGGCATTTCTGCGCTGAGGGAGGAGTACCCGCGGATCCCTGGCAGCTGTCCTTCCGTGCTTCGTACGGGAGCGTTGGCACGGTCGTTTCAGGTGAGCTCTGCGATGTGAGCTGCAGGCTGGGTCCCCCATCTCCCAGATGGGGGCTTGTCTTTTTGACTTCGCTCACGCAGTTTTGCTCTGCAGACGCCACCCCCACAACCCACGACCGAGTGGAACCTCTGGGTTCGGTGCCACACTTGGAAAAGCTGCCTTGTTCCCAAGATGGAAACAGCTTCCCCgagttttcttctaggtttcatCGCTTCCTTCTTTAGGCTTAAATCTTGATGATGGGAATCCATCCCGGCGTAAAGAGCCAGGAGCTGATGCCGCGCACGCGTGTGCATGGCCACCACAGCGGTCACTACGGCCCCTGGCACAGAAGCCTTCTCGTCCGGGCGTCACGCGTGGATCTCACACGCACCTGCTGCGGCTCTGCGGCGTGAAGGCTGGGGAGGCCGGCCCGGGGGCGCCGGTGCTGAGGCGCCTGGCTCAGGCCCACGCGCGCGGGGAAGGGCGGGGCAGGGCGCGGGCCCCTCTCGGTCCGGGCGGAGGTCGGCCCCTCTGCGCCTCGCGGGCTCCCCGCGCCCGCCACGGAGGTCCCGGCCGAGCGGGGCTGGGACTCGGCGACCTGGAGCGTCAGCCTCGGGGACAATGTCCTGCGTGTTCCCATCGCGCCCAGCGCGCCCCCTCCGTCCCGCGCGGCCCCTCGGCGCCCCCCGGACCCAGCGCGTCCCACGTGACCCCGCCCAGCGCCCGGGTTcccggaggggcggggcggggcctgcggGCGGAAGTGCCCGGGGCGACGGCGAAGGGGACCGGCCGGGCCATGGGCGCCGGGGgcagaggcggcggcggcggaggctgcccgggcggcggcgggggctGGCGGCGCGGGACGCGGGCCGCGTAGCGCCGGGCGGAGCGCGGAGCCATGGGCCGGGCTGGCACCGGGACCTGGGGCGAGGCGGTGGCCGCGGTGGTGGCGgggccgctgctgctgctgctgctgctgctcgcCCGGCCCCCGCCTTCCGCCGCCGGCGACAGCAGGAAGAGCGGTGAGCCAGCGGCTCGGGCCATCGCGGGCGCGGGGCGGTCATCGGGGGCGCGGGGCGGTCATGGCGGGCGCGGGGCGGTCATCGGGGGCGCGGGGCGGTCATCGGGGGCGCGGGGCCACCATCAGGGGCGCGGGGTGGTCACCAGGGGCGCGGGGCCAGCATCGGGGGCGGGGGGCCATGAGGGGCTAGGGCGGGCGGGGCGGGATTGTGACTCGGGCGTACCTGTGCGATCACCTGGCGCTGGCTTAGGGCGGGAGTTGGGGGCTCAGGGTGGCCCTTTTGGGCGCTTCGTGTTCGAGGGGTCGAGGCGGACGGGACCCCGCGCTCCCTTCTCGGTCCCCCGAACCCAGTTCGGCCACATCGGCCCCTCGGAGcgctctctcccctctctcctcctcgcAAAACGCTCAGGTCCAGAGAGCCCGCCGCGCTCGGGGCAGCGAAGTGGAGGGGCCAGGGGGACTCTGCCCCGGACTtcagctgggagggaggagtgGCTGCGTTGTGAGCTCCCCGGCCTCGTCCGGCCTGGGGAGGGCCAGCGCCGGGAGAAAGTTGTTAGACCCTGGAGCGGGGCCGGGGGACATGATGGCTCCCACAGTGGCCACCAGCCCTGAGGCAGCTGCTTCCCACCGCCGGCCTTGCTTCTGGGAGGAGGGACTCGCAGCTGGCAGAGGAGCCTGGTGGTCCAGGGGACTGAGGAGGACTGGGCGACCCTCTCCCCTCTTGTTCAGAAACTTGCGGGGCTGCCTTTGCAATTCTGTTCCCTGAGGGTCCCCGCCCCTGACTTCGGGGAGAAGGTGTTACCCTTCAGGGTCTCCACAGGGTAGGCGCGCTGGTGTGGAGCCCACCCGGAGATGGTGAGGACTTGCCCTGGCTTCTGTGGCCTGGGACTCCCGACGGCCGTGTGGGCCGAGTCCTTGCCAGGCAGCTGGAGGGGCTGACACGTCCAGGTGCCCGGCAGCTGCTCCTTGCTGTTCCCCAACTTCCCGGTCCCTagcccctcccccttccctgaaATATTGCTCCTTTGAGCTCCTGTTTCTTTTGGGGGCTGTGCCTCCTGATTTCTGAGCTTGGCACATCTAGAGATGAAAGGCGGTTTTCCCCGAGGACCCTGTCCCTGATTAAATGGCTCCATGGTGCCCCctgcggtggcgcgtgcctgtagtcccagctactcgggaggctgaggcgggaggatcacttgagtccaggagttctgggctgcagtgcgctatgaCCATCGGGTGTCTGtgctaagttcggcatcaatatggtgacctcccgggagctgGGGACCACCAGGtcgcctaaggaggggtgaaccggcccaggttggaaacggagcaggtcagaactcccgtgctgatcagtagtgggattgcgcctgtgaatagccactgcactccagcctgggcaacatagcgagaccatatctctaaaaaaaaaaaaaaaaaaaaaagatagatactgtagatacaaaaataaataaataggccgggcatggtggctcacgcctgtaatccaaacactttggaggccaaggcgggcggatcacctgaggttgggagttcaagaccagcctgaccaacatggtgaaaccccatctttaactaaaatacataaaatacatacatacatggctCCATGACGGGCTCAAAGCTCacgcctaatcccagcactttgggaggctaaggcgggaggatccctccagcccaggagactggtctgggcaacaaagggagaccccatctctataaaaattcagctcgggccgggcgcggtggctcaagcctgtaatcccagcactttgggaggccgaggcgggtggatcacgaggtcaagagatcgagaccatcctggtcaacacggtgaaaccccgtctctactaaaaatacaaaaaatcagctgggcatggtggcacgtgcctgtaatcccagctactcaggaggctgaggcaggagaatcgcctgaacccagggggcggaggttacggtgagccgagatcgcgccattgcactccagcctgggtaacaagagcgaaactccgtctcaaaaaaaaaaaaaaaaaaaaaaaaaaaattcagctcgGTGTGGTAGTACGCGCCTGCGGTTccactacatgggaggctgaggctgcagtgagcatgttCATggcgttgcactctagcctgggtgacagtgagaccctcaCAAAGACCTTACTCCATTGGAGGATGGCAAAGGAAATTCTCTGTCCCAGAGCTCAAGCCTGGTGAGGGTCCCCGGGAGATGGAATGCCTGGGTGTGGGCAGTGGAGAGGCCTGGTGGGCTGGCTCAGCCCCTCGGCTCCTCCCAGCCTTCTGCGGAGCAACTGCTCTGTGCCCCTGGTTTCTGGCTCTGTGGGAGGTCAGGGTCTCCCATGGGTGCCTGTCCTGGTTTGGGGGATATGGGAGACACCCTCCTTCACTCAGGTTCCCAGGACAGGCTCAGGGACTTTCACTCCCTGCTTCCCTGCCTGGCCCTGTGTCCGCGGAGGGGCTGTGGGGCAGGCAGCGGGGTGTGTAGCTGGCTCTCCTCGCCCTGTGGTCACTTTGGGCTCAGAGCATCACTAACAGCCTGGAACGTGTCAGTGTCTCAAGCAAGGAGCTTGGGTTGAGAGCCCTGGGAGAGACCTGGAGGGGCTGTGAGCCCTGGGAGTTGGGGACGGGGTGTTAGGACAAGCTTGAGCAGATCTCTTATCTCCATGCACCTGCTGAAACTTCACAGCCACTAGCTGGGTTCTAGGTGTCCTCAGGCTGGTGCTCCAGGGCCAGAGAGGCCCAGGGCTTTGCTCCAGCTGGCCCAGGAGCTTCGAGCTGCAGGTGGCCTCCCTTGCCTGCCCCGCCACCCCCCAGGCCGGCTGTCTCTCCAGGAAACCGTGGTCCTTGGGGGTTGCCTGCTTCAGCTCCCAGCACCCAGCTTTTCCTGCCCACATTATCAGGCCACAGCCGGGTGGGTGGGACCTGGGGGCAAGCCGACACCTGGAAAGCCCAGGAATGCATCGTGGGTGTGGcctgcccctgcccagcccccacaCCAGGCTCCCCTGAAGCTTGGCCTGGCTTTGCCAACAGGCTGCTTTTGGCAGCGTGTCGTTTCTTCAGGTGTCACGAGGCTGGCAGCAGAGCCCAAGGTTCACCTGTCTTCCTCAGGAGGGGCCTGGACCTGACCTGGCCACTCTCCTAGCGAGACAGAGGGAGGCTTTCTGAGTGTGCCAGATGGGGAGCTGCAACTGAGGGGgaggaggctgtaccctgcagggTCCACTGTGCTTTTCTTTCTGAAGCTTTTGTCATTCATTAACCTCTGAGGGAGGGGCCCTCTGAGGGACCTGCCCTCCACCCTGGCCTTCCCAGGAGGAAGCTGGGACCCAGGGAGGGAAGGATGTCCAAAGTCACTAAGGCTTGAGGCTAGGGCTGGCcccaggctgggggtgggagccTGGGGATCCTCCCCTGGGGCCACAGGCAGGGTGTCTCCCTCGGGTCCTCCCTTGGAGCTACAGGCAGGCTGTCTCCCACGGGTCCTCCCCTGGGGCCACGGGCAGGCTGTCTCCCACCGGCCTGCCTCCACCCCAGCATCAGGCATGGGCACGTGCCCTGAGGACAGTTAGGAGCCTTGCCCACTTGGAACGCAGCAGGCGGCTATCCCCTTGTTCTCATGGCTGGCCAGGTTTCTGGCCTGGGGTCTCTCCCacaggcagggtctccctctgggTAGCGGGGAATCTGGGCTCCGGTCTGGCTGTGTCCAAAGACATCATAGCCCACGAAGGCAGCCAACCCATCCCGTGAGGGGGACGTGGGAGGCTCAGAGGAGGTGGAAGGACTGTACCCCAGCATCCAGGGCAGATGTGATGATGCCTGCTGTGTCCTTCAGCTTTGACCTGGGCTGGAGACTGGCTCTGGGGAGGGGGGGGGTCTTCTGAGGCTGGAGGCAGTTCGGGTGGCAATGGGTGCTGGGTGCCCTGGGGCTTGTTTGGAAGCTACTGCAGTGAGGCAGCAGCTGTGAAAGGCCCAGATGCCTGCAGGGTGGAATGTAGGCGCTTTGGGGAGAGGAGCCAGAGGGCTGGCTGAGGGGCAACGATCTCTAGGGGCCAGAGGGTAGCCATGGCCTTTGCCAGGCTCAGAGTTGGTGTGCCAAGGGCTCCAGGTGGGTCCCCGGGGTCTCCTAGCCCTTTTTCTCTGGGGTCTCGTCCTCCGAGTCTGTGGCCCTAGATTAGGGCTCCCAGCCCAGCTGATGCCTCCTTCTCCTCGCAGAGGCGGGGCTGGTGTCCGAGCACTTCTCGCAGGCTCCGCAGAGACTGTCCTTCTACAGCTGGTACGGCAGCGCCAGGCTCTTCCGCTTCCGCGTGCCCCCCGACACCGTGCTGCTGCACTGGCTTCTGCAGGTCTCGCGGGACAGTGGCGCCGCCTGCACCGACGCAGAGATCGCCGTGTATGTGGCAGCCTGCCCTCCCGCCCCCcgcccctgcccagcctcctgcgCCAGGCCCAGGCCTGCGTCTGAGCCCTGCGCTGCTCTCCCGTCTGCAGACACTTCCGTTCCGGTGCCCCTCCTGTCATCAACCCTCTGGGCACCCGCTTCCCTGACAACACGTCGGTGCAGCCCTCCTTCCAGGTCAGGGTGCCGCTGAGCGCCACACCGCTAAGCAATGTCTCGGTCAACATTTCCCACCCGGCCCCCGGGGATTGGTTCGTGGCCGCCCACCTGCCCCCCTCATCCCAGAAGATCGAGTTGAAGGTGAGGGGGACTGTCCtctggggatggaggcagagaaCCTTAGGCACATGGCTGGCCCCTGCCGGTCACTTCTGCAGGGTGGTCCTTGATCTGGGCTCCACAGCGCACTCTGGGGCCAGCCCTGCTCCCTGCTCGCCTGGGGTTCTGGGGGGACCCTGTCTCCCACCTGCATCCTCTGACCCCACCACCCCACCTGTTCTTTCCCTAGGGCTTGGCTCCCACCTGTGCCTATGTCTTCCAGCCTGACATGCTGGTCAAGCGGGTGGTTGAGATTTCCATCGTGGAGCCGGATGTGCCCCTTCCGCAGACCCTCGTCTCCCACCCTAGCTACCTCAAGTGAGTGGGGACCAGGGGCAGCCCAGCTCGGCCCTCCAGCCCTGCCTTGGATTTGGTGGGGTGGGTGAGAGAGCCTGGCCCTGGACCCTGGGGTTGGGAAGTGGTCCAGATGCCCAGACCCCGTTGGCCCCCACCTGAGTGGGCTGAGGGATGGAAGAGCCTGGGCACACCGCGCCCCCTGGCTGCAGAGTCTCCCCGCCCTCGGGTGGAGGGATGGCGCACCTGAGCCAGTGGCATCCCCTCACCACAGGATCTTTGTCCCCGAGTACACGCGGGAGCTTCTGCTGGAGCTGCAGGGCTGTGTGTCCAATGGGAGCCTGGGCTGCCCCGTGCGTCTCACCGTGGGCCCGGTCACCCTGCCTGGCAACTTCCAGAAGGTGCTCACCTGCGCCGGGGCCCCCCAGCCCTGCCGCATGCTGCTGCCCTCGCCGCCCTGGGACCGGTGGCTGCAACTGACAGCTGAGAGCCTGGCGGGGCCCCACCGAACAGTGGCTTTCAGCGCCGTAGCCACCCTCACAGGTGGGCCGCATGGGGGCGGGGAGGGATGGCCTtgtcccctgcccctgcccccggACACCCAGACTTCTTCCAACCCAGCCCCTTGTCGTCTCGGCAGCCTGCAGGCCGTGGAGTGTGACCGTCCAGCCGCTTCTGCAGAGCGGCCAGAACCAGACCTTCAACGCCTCTGCTGGTTGGCCGTCCCCAGGCCCTGAGCACCCGGACCCGGGCAGGAGTGGTGGGGTGGGCGGCGGCCCCTTCTGCCTCAGGAACCACCCAGTCACACGGGAGGACACGGACGTGGTGTCTGCGCACTTCCAGCCCCTGGACAGGCTCTCGGTGACGGTGCGTGCGGACACGCCCTCCGTCCTGCGGCTGCGCCTCAACACCGGCATGGACAGTGGCGGCTCCCTCACCATCTCCCTGTGGGCCAACAAGGTAGCCGCCATCCCGCAAGGGGCCTGTGGCCCGGGCTTGGGCAGGGCTTCCTCACTTACCTTGGCACTGGGACGGGCAACGTGGTGACAGCAGCGGGTCCAGGCCAGAACAGAGGCCCGTCAGAGGGGCCTCCCCAGCTGGGCGGCCTTGCTGCTGTCAGCAGGCCCCAGGGCTGTGGGGTGGCTAGGGTCAGAGGTGGGGTTGGGGCAGGGAGTGCCAGCACCCAGGGAGGAAGAGTCCCGGTGGGCCCCCAGGAGTCTCAGTGCCAGGCTGAGCTGGCAGGTGGGCCAGATGCCACTGCTGCCTCTGGGGGGCTGCTCAGTGCCAGGCTGAGCCGGCACGGGCTCCCTTTCCAGACAGAGATCAGGAATGAGACCCTCATTGTGGCCTGCGTGAATGCTGCCTCACCCTTCCTCAGCTTCAACACCTCGCTCAACTGC carries:
- the PGAP6 gene encoding post-GPI attachment to proteins factor 6, which encodes MGRAGTGTWGEAVAAVVAGPLLLLLLLLARPPPSAAGDSRKSEAGLVSEHFSQAPQRLSFYSWYGSARLFRFRVPPDTVLLHWLLQVSRDSGAACTDAEIAVHFRSGAPPVINPLGTRFPDNTSVQPSFQVRVPLSATPLSNVSVNISHPAPGDWFVAAHLPPSSQKIELKGLAPTCAYVFQPDMLVKRVVEISIVEPDVPLPQTLVSHPSYLKIFVPEYTRELLLELQGCVSNGSLGCPVRLTVGPVTLPGNFQKVLTCAGAPQPCRMLLPSPPWDRWLQLTAESLAGPHRTVAFSAVATLTACRPWSVTVQPLLQSGQNQTFNASAGWPSPGPEHPDPGRSGGVGGGPFCLRNHPVTREDTDVVSAHFQPLDRLSVTVRADTPSVLRLRLNTGMDSGGSLTISLWANKTEIRNETLIVACVNAASPFLSFNTSLNCTTAFFQGHLLSLSAWSRKANLIIPYPETDNWYLSLQLMCSENEEDCEQAAVHVETTLHLVPCLNDCGPYGQCLLLRRHGYLYAGCSCKAGWRGWSCTDNSTAQTVAQQKAATLLLTLSNLMFLAPIAVSVQRFYLVEASVYAYTMFFSTFYHACDQPGEAVLCILSYDTLQYCDFLGSGVAIWVTILCMARLKTLLKYVLFLLGTLVIAMSLQLDRRGIWNMLGPCLFAFLIMASMWVYRCGHRRQCYPTSWQRWVFYLLPGVSMASVGIAIYTSMMTSDNYYYTHSIWHVLLAGSAALLLPPPAEPTEPWACSQKFPCHYQICKNDREELYTVT